From the Bifidobacteriaceae bacterium genome, the window GCCGCCGCCACGCGCCGACGCGGCCCTATGGACGGCAAGGACCATCCCCGGCTGGGCAGGTCGGGTGGCTGGCGGGCTTCCTGAGGCTTGTGGCCTTCCCCGGCACCGCCCGCCAACCGAGCCGACTTGGGGGACGGCGCCGCGAACGGCATCGTAAACCGATTCGGGGCCCGGCCGTCTGGAACAAGACGGGCGAGGGCGAACCGCTGCCGACGCGTCGCCGCGCGGGTCGGGCCCGGCCTTTGTGTACACTTTATTCATGTCCATTGTTGCAATAAGGCAGGTGCCCAACGCAGTCGGTCTGCGCGAGCTCCGCGCCAACCTCTCCGGCTACCTCGACCAGGTCAAGGCCGGACGCACCTACACGCTGACCGAGCACGGACGGCCGGTCGCCCGTCTGGTGCCCGTCGCCGGAACCTCCGCCTATGAGCGCCTGGTGGCCGCGGGGGTGATCCTGACCGCCGCCAAAGCCGCCTCCGCGCCCGAGCCGCCCATCGCGATTCGCGGGACCGTCAGCGACCTGGTGGAGCAGCAGCGCCGGTGATCGGCTATTTCGACACGTCGGCCGTCATGCCGCTGGTCATCGACGAGCCCTCCAGCGGCCGGTGCGCCCAGGTGTGGCGGGCATGCGACGTCCGGGTCTCATCCATGCTCGT encodes:
- a CDS encoding type II toxin-antitoxin system prevent-host-death family antitoxin, translating into MSIVAIRQVPNAVGLRELRANLSGYLDQVKAGRTYTLTEHGRPVARLVPVAGTSAYERLVAAGVILTAAKAASAPEPPIAIRGTVSDLVEQQRR